A single Mercenaria mercenaria strain notata chromosome 9, MADL_Memer_1, whole genome shotgun sequence DNA region contains:
- the LOC128559594 gene encoding substance-K receptor-like, whose translation MAKVNASMTREDLSTAFTMHVLPVTVFISIEAFIGFFGNITILLVYSRRYRRINFRYFVLALAIVDLTSCCTTLPGEVISQLNWYDYQYGWICKVKTFLNIYTALGSASVLLVLAIDRYRKICHPFDWQIRCPVALRLCGGCLMVSALVSIPALILYGKLTNSFEHEGNNITVSVCEIAGEYAGTIYPLLYICSIYIVPLTLIILAAMSLNFITAWRLFGHRSVKAASIKHHTMKAFVARTLTSETSGVETDNDRETKATSSDMSGIDAELRTENSRNADSNFYMSEERQDNQSSKFKEKPSNEGYIADVENKCENSSIDYFSNDEEFIDDNYSGNEQIGNSSSDQTSSDQDRRISRRSRRSRTQTSKFQLKSKTMIMLILTSIFVVTMVLYIILTGLVVKPDGILRDLPDSQLVAFFFFWRLYFVNSVVNPFLYGFLDPGFRSGIMSYMRRNKYSVTSST comes from the coding sequence atggCGAAAGTCAATGCTTCAATGACGAGAGAGGATCTAAGCACTGCTTTCACAATGCATGTACTTCCGGTGACTGTGTTTATTTCCATAGAAGCATTTATTGGGTTTTTCGgaaatattacaattttgttAGTTTACTCCAGACGATACAGACGGATAAACTTCCGGTACTTTGTATTGGCGCTGGCTATTGTGGACCTAACAAGCTGCTGCACTACACTTCCGGGTGAAGTGATTTCCCAGTTAAACTGGTACGACTATCAATATGGATGGATATGCAAAGTGAAAACATTTCTCAACATTTACACTGCTTTGGGCTCAGCATCTGTCTTGCTGGTTTTGGCAATTGACAGATACAGAAAGATTTGCCATCCGTTTGATTGGCAAATCCGTTGCCCTGTTGCTCTCAGACTTTGTGGAGGTTGCTTGATGGTATCAGCGCTAGTGTCCATCCCTGCTCTCATTCTTTATGGTAAGCTGACGAACAGTTTCGAGCACGAGGGGAATAATATTACCGTCTCAGTTTGTGAAATAGCGGGGGAGTATGCTGGCACAATTTATCCACTGCTTTATATCTGTAGCATTTATATCGTGCCTTTGACTTTAATAATACTCGCGGCCATGTCTTTGAATTTTATAACGGCATGGCGGCTATTTGGACATCGCTCAGTGAAAGCTGCAAGCATTAAACATCATACGATGAAAGCGTTTGTCGCTAGAACATTGACATCAGAAACATCTGGTGTTGAGACAGACAATGATAGAGAAACAAAAGCTACGAGTAGCGACATGTCTGGGATAGATGCAGAACTAAGGACTGAAAACTCTAGAAATGCAGATTCGAATTTCTACATGTCGGAAGAAAGACAAGATAATCAGTCCTCTAAATTCAAAGAAAAGCCATCAAATGAAGGTTATATTGCTGatgttgaaaataaatgtgaaaattcTTCTATTGATTATTTCAGTAACGACGAAGAATTTATTGATGATAATTACAGCGGAAATGAACAAATTGGGAACAGCTCGAGTGATCAAACATCTTCTGACCAGGACAGACGTATATCCCGTCGGAGCAGACGATCAAGAACTCAAACGTCAAAGTTCCAGCTGAAGAGTAAGACGATGATAATGCTAATCTTGACGTCAATATTTGTCGTCACGATGGTTCTGTATATAATTCTCACTGGTCTCGTAGTTAAACCTGATGGCATTTTGAGAGATTTGCCTGATTCGCAGCTGGTGGCGTTCTTCTTCTTCTGGCGTTTATACTTCGTTAACTCCGTCGTAAATCCGTTCTTGTACGGATTTTTGGACCCCGGATTTCGTTCAGGAATTATGTCTTACATGCGTAGAAACAAGTATTCTGTTACGAGCTCAACGTAA